A window of Aurantibacillus circumpalustris genomic DNA:
TCCATTTCCCATTCAAGCGTAAAAGTATTGTCGATAAAAATTTTCTCAATAGCGGAACTCATTGCTTGTTCTGTATTATCCTGACATTGCTTGTAGGCTAAATGATTTTTCTCGAATTGAAAGTCGTATTTATTTGTAACTGGATCGGTAAAATAACTGTCGACCGAAAACACTGGCCATTTGTTCTCGCTAAGAATTGTGGCTAAGGTTGATTTTCCAGCTCCTGGCAAACCTCTAAGCAATATAAGTACTGAC
This region includes:
- a CDS encoding AAA family ATPase — translated: MSVLILLRGLPGAGKSTLATILSENKWPVFSVDSYFTDPVTNKYDFQFEKNHLAYKQCQDNTEQAMSSAIEKIFIDNTFTLEWEMEPYFKLASKYTYQVFVVTVENRHKSKNTHNISEEQLKKMAEKYKVILL